The segment ATCGACCTGGGCGTAGCTCTCGAGCTTGTCCTTGACGCGCATCGCGTCGGCGAGCGGGGCGAGCGCCTGCGCCTCGATTTCCTGGCGGACGGCCGCATCCACGTCCTTGGCGGCGACGTCCGTCTTCGGCTTTCCGACGGCCGCGGCCATCGTCTCGATCGCGTCGATGATGTCTCGAATGGCCGCGTGGCCCGCCTCGAGCGCGCCGAGCATGACGTCCTCGCGCACCTCCCGGGCTCCCGCTTCGACCATTACGATCGCGGCGCGGCTGCCGGCGACGATGAGATCGAGGTCGCTCTGCTTGCGTTCCGGATACGTCGGGTTGATCACGAACGCCCCGTCGAGCAGGCCGACACGGACCGCGGCGATGGGGTGTGCGACGGGAATGGACGATATGGCGAGGGCGGCCGACGCGCCGGTCAGGGCGAGCACGTCGGAATCGTTCTCGGGATCGGCGGACAGGAGCAGCGCGATTATCTGTGTCTCCCGCGTCCATCCGTCGGGAAACAACGGCCGGAAGGGCCGGTCGATGAGCCGGCTCGTCAGAACCTCCTTCTCGGTCGGTTTGCCTTCCCGCTTGAAGAAACCGCCGGGGATCCGGCCCGAGGCGTAGGCGTACTCCCGGTAGTCGACCGTGAGCGGCAGGAAGTCGATGCCCTCGCGCGCGGTCGCAGCGGCGCAGGCCGTGACGATGACGAAGGTGTCGCCGTAGCGCACGGTGACGGCGCCGTCCGCCTGTTTGGCCAGCTTGCCGGTCTCGATCGTGAGGGTGGATCGGCCGACTTCAACCTGGGCCGTGTGCATGGGGATGGGCTCCAGTTCTCGGGACGACTCATGGTCCCGGCGCGTTGCGCGGAGAGGCGGGCAGCGGTCTCGTCGGGACCGGTCGTTGTCTCGCGCCTACTTGCGGATGCCGAGCCGCTTGATCAGGTCCGCGTATCGCTCGGTATCCTTGCCTTTGAGGTAGTCGAGGAGGCGACGACGCCGACCGACGAGTTGCAGCAGGCCACGACGTGAGTGGTGATCCTTGGCGTGGGTCTTGAAGTGCTCCGTCAGGTAGGTGATGCGTTCGCTGAGAATCGCGATCTGTACCTGCGGGGAGCCGGTATCGCTGTCGTGCAGCCGATACGAGCCAATCAGTTCAGACTTCCGCTCCTTGGCCAGCGCCACGTGCAACTACCTCTCTACTCTTGCTTTACTCGCCACTACGTTCAACACGCGATCCTACACTAGAACGATTGTCGGGTGCAAAAGCCGGGCCGCGCCCACTTTCGCGATAGCGATCAACATACCCTCACCGTCGTAGAGCTTCGCCGTCGCCGCTGCGGAGGAGACCGCGCGTGAGGCCCAGTCCGCGCTCGACGAGACGACGTCGGCAGCGGTCAGATCGTTGCCGTGCCGCGCCCGCCGTGCGCCGTGCTCGGTCAGCACCAGTCGCGGGAGCTCCGGCAGCAGCTCCGCGAGCGGCACCATCCGGTCCGCGAC is part of the Acidobacteriota bacterium genome and harbors:
- the rpsO gene encoding 30S ribosomal protein S15, producing the protein MALAKERKSELIGSYRLHDSDTGSPQVQIAILSERITYLTEHFKTHAKDHHSRRGLLQLVGRRRRLLDYLKGKDTERYADLIKRLGIRK